The following proteins are encoded in a genomic region of Colletotrichum higginsianum IMI 349063 chromosome 9, whole genome shotgun sequence:
- a CDS encoding Sucrose-6-phosphate hydrolase — translation MNALRGCVHEILEVKRRFHQSYYTASEEDSMAVLKGGAVFTAIASLAAIATPASATVPAAITPEYLATAGNSSLFTRWRPRSHYLSPHSWMNDPCGAVYDPATGTYHLHYQFHPNHVNWGNISWGHAVSKDLFHWTDVRDWANDSAVSLASGKYAAGPLSQFTGTTQPVNLEGVSDGTLLTFGTGIHALPTNWKQPYITGTEVQALYTSADGGSTWEEVGTVISSPPEGWNVTGWRDPSFFPSKELDSLLQVGEPHYYMVLGSGLKTADVPAQLPGAARPGFIGPRVPLYSAPASNLTQWTFLGALWEPAANTSLGEPDVTGSYGYNFEVSSFFDLPVGDAAGAERAWFVTAGAEGGNTTQHWREQWAIWNRGDVARRDNGSVEFTPNSGAALDWGISYAQATWADVRNNGRRIMWGWANEDILPDYTFATSKQLGYMGSMNLPMELYIKETKGVQNCGRQQDGSLCIQGCSGGGATAQTLGIRPLPDVIELLREGAAAHEFQVGELVDAAKSVSADLGTSYELTATLSCASGPAGIVVGQSPDDAERTTIVFDPAASQIRVHRDRSSLLPNFNNATFVGHFEPYQLLDKAAAGGNATAVEEDLNFHVVLDGSLLEIWVNERFALTARIYPSRNDSTGLSFFAGDAAAPAGAKATWKDVKVWAGLAKAWPERPDDTSVPLVWDTPEQTNNYAWWAGY, via the coding sequence ATGAACGCCCTGCGCGGCTGCGTTCACGAGATATTGGAGGTTAAGCGGCGCTTTCACCAGTCCTACTACACCGCATCAGAAGAAGACAGCATGGCAGTCCTCAAGGGTGGTGCCGTCTTCACGGCCATCGCCTCCCTCGCGGCCATCGCGACCcccgcctcggccaccgTCCCGGCCGCCATCACGCCCGAGTACCTCGCGACGGCCGGCAACAGCTCCCTCTTCACCCGCTGGAGGCCTCGCTCCCACTACCTCTCGCCGCACAGCTGGATGAACGACCCGTGCGGCGCCGTCTACGACCCGGCCACCGGGACCTACCACCTGCACTACCAGTTCCACCCCAACCACGTCAACTGGGGCAACATCTCGTGGGGCCATGCCGTCTCCAAGGACCTGTTCCACTGGACCGACGTCCGCGACTGGGCCAACGACTCGGCCGTCTCCCTGGCCTCGGGCAAgtacgccgccggcccccTCTCCCAGTTCACCGGCACGACCCAGCCGGTCaacctcgagggcgtcagcGACGGCACCCTCCTCACCTTCGGCACCGGCATCCACGCCCTGCCGACCAACTGGAAGCAGCCCTACATCACCGGCACCGAGGTCCAGGCCCTGTACACgtccgccgacggcggtTCCACCTGGGAGGAGGTCGGCACCGTCATCTCGAGCCCGCCCGAGGGCTGGAACGTCACGGGATGGAGAGACCccagcttcttcccctccaaGGAGCTCGACAGCCTCCTCCAGGTCGGTGAGCCCCATTACTACATGGTGCTGGGCTCCGGCCTCAAGACCGCCGACGTCCCCGCCCAGCTGCCCGGCGCCGCACGCCCGGGCTTCATCGGCCCCCGCGTGCCGCTCtactcggcgccggcctctaACCTGACCCAGTGGaccttcctcggcgccctgtGGGAGCCCGCCGCCAACACGTCCCTGGGCGAGCCCGACGTCACGGGCTCCTACGGCTACAACTTCGAGGTCAGCAGCTTCTTCGACCTgcccgtcggcgacgccgccggcgccgagaggGCCTGGTTCGTCaccgccggtgccgagggcggcaacaCGACGCAGCACTGGCGGGAGCAGTGGGCCATCTGGAaccgcggcgacgtcgcccgcCGCGACAACGGCTCCGTCGAGTTCACGCCCAACTCGGGCGCCGCCCTGGACTGGGGCATCTCGTACGCGCAGGCGACCTGGGCCGACGTCCGCAACAACGGCCGCCGCATCATGTGGGGCTGGGCCAACGAGGACATCCTGCCCGACTACACCTTCGCCACGTCCAAGCAGCTCGGCTACATGGGCTCCATGAACCTGCCGATGGAGCTGTACATCAAGGAGACCAAGGGCGTGCAGAACTGCGGCCGCCAGCAGGACGGCAGCCTCTGCATCCAGGgctgcagcggcggcggcgccacggCGCAGACGCTCGGCATCCGCCCGCTGCCCGACGTCATCGAGCTCCTCCgcgagggcgccgcggccCACGAGTTCCaggtcggcgagctcgtcgacgccgccaagtccgtctcggccgaccTCGGCACCTCGTACGAGCTGACGGCGACGCTCAGCTGCGCCAGCGGGccggccggcatcgtcgtcggccagagcccggacgacgccgagcgcACGACCATCGTCTTCGACCCGGCCGCGTCGCAGATCCGCGTCCACCGCGACCGCAGCAGTCTGCTGCCCAACTTCAACAACGCCACCTTTGTCGGCCACTTTGAGCCCtaccagctcctcgacaaggccgccgccggcggcaacgccacggcggtggaggaggacctCAACTTCCACGTCGTGCTCGACGGGTCGCTGCTCGAGATCTGGGTCAACGAGCGCTTCGCGCTGACGGCGCGCATCTACCCGTCGCGCAACGACAGCACCGGCCTCAGCTtcttcgccggcgacgcggcggcgcccgccggcgccaaggcCACGTGGAAGGACGTCAAGGTCTGGGCCGGCCTGGCCAAGGCGTGGCCCGAGAGGCCGGATGATACCAGCGTGCCCCTGGTCTGGGACACGCCGGAGCAGACGAACAACTACGCCTGGTGGGCGGGATACTAA
- a CDS encoding Short-chain dehydrogenase, whose amino-acid sequence MSLAPRVVRGALRSHARTSHRFSAPTAVRVSTNSLPHRSFHSTHRRYVEEKPTSIDPRLNAATEIVPPRETNFGKAQFADFNLKGRAFIVTGGAQGLGLSIAEALAEAGGKGEKAVMPLDRSAMQRPFNKLTPRCTVYCLDRQENPHEEYAEALARVVPEWGGSLVYRQADVVDTDRLDKIIAEIADENQRLDGCVAAAGVQQITPAADYTVDDVNKMLAINYTGVFMTATSVARQMFKYKSRGSICFIASMSGLIANHGLLSPVYNSSKAAVIQLARNLAMEWSPVTKEGTGGVRVNCISPGHIMTPMVEKNFEEVPGLKEEWESLNMFGRLAEPREFKGAALFLMSNASTFMTGSNMVIDGGHTAW is encoded by the coding sequence ATGTCTCTCGCACCCAGAGTCGTGCGCGGCGCCTTGCGCTCGCATGCAAGGACATCTCACAGATTCTCTGCACCGACAGCCGTTCGGGTATCAACGAACTCCCTGCCCCATCGGTCGTTCCACAGCACGCATCGACGATACGTCGAGGAAAAGCCAACCTCCATTGACCCCAGACTgaacgccgccaccgagatCGTGCCGCCTAGAGAAACCAACTTCGGCAAGGCGCAATTTGCCGACTTCAACCTCAAGGGCCGGGCTTTCATCGTGACAGGAGGTGCCCAGGGTCTTGGACTTAGCATAGCCGAGGCACTCGCCGAGGCTGGCGGCAAAGGTGAGAAAGCAGTCATGCCGTTGGATCGATCCGCGATGCAAAGACCCTTTAACAAGCTGACGCCTCGCTGCACAGTATACTGCTTGGACAGACAAGAAAATCCCCATGAGGAGTAcgccgaggcgctcgcgCGTGTCGTCCCGGAATGGGGAGGCTCGCTCGTGTACCGACAGGCCGACGTGGTGGACACGGACCGCCTGGACAAGatcatcgccgagatcgcAGACGAGAACCAGAGGCTCGACGGCTGCGTGGCGGCCGCAGGAGTGCAGCAGATcacgccggcggccgactacaccgtcgacgacgtgaACAAGATGCTGGCCATCAACTACACGGGCGTCTTCATGACGGCCACGTCCGTCGCGCGGCAGATGTTCAAATACAAGAGCCGCGGCAGCATCTGCTTCATCGCCAGCATGTCCGGGCTGATTGCGAACCACGGCCTGCTGTCCCCCGTCTACAACTCgtccaaggccgccgtcatccAGCTGGCCCGCAACCTTGCGATGGAGTGGAGCCCCGTCACCAAGGAAGGGACCGGCGGCGTCCGGGTCAACTGCATCAGTCCCGGGCACATCATGACGCCGATGGTGGAGAAGAACTTTGAGGAGGTGCCGGGCCTGAAAGAAGAGTGGGAGAGCCTGAACATGTTTGGTCGGCTGGCGGAGCCGAGGGAGTTCAAGGGTGCGGCCCTGTTCTTGATGAGCAACGCCAGCACCTTTATGACGGGTAGCAATATGGTCATTGATGGCGGCCACACGGCATGGTAA